Proteins co-encoded in one Desulfitobacterium hafniense DCB-2 genomic window:
- a CDS encoding RluA family pseudouridine synthase has translation MNHEQDLWTYTLQPQDDGVKYQDILYRRFHFSRKLIQHLKQGERVWVNGAFTFLTTRGKAGETLSVQLQPPEINSIPGENLPLEILYEDDYFIAINKPAGQVVHPTPRYPRGTIGNAVVGYWLAKGEARPFRPIHRIDRNTSGVVVIGKNQFAHQQMAWQHAHGRIHKCYRGIVEGQVMEDQGTIKAPIALAPDSFIQRQISPEGSPAVTLYKVLERYQDASLLEFILETGRTHQIRVHCQHLGHPLLGDDLYGGNLARINRQALHSSIYEFNHPLTGELTTIQAPLPEDLQRLLRELARVE, from the coding sequence ATGAATCATGAGCAAGACCTTTGGACCTATACCCTCCAGCCCCAGGATGACGGAGTGAAATACCAGGACATCCTTTACCGCCGCTTCCATTTCTCCCGTAAATTAATCCAGCATCTGAAACAAGGAGAACGGGTCTGGGTCAATGGAGCGTTCACCTTTTTGACAACCCGGGGAAAAGCCGGTGAGACTCTGTCCGTCCAACTTCAACCCCCGGAAATCAATAGTATCCCCGGCGAAAACCTGCCCCTGGAGATTCTTTACGAAGACGACTATTTTATCGCCATCAATAAACCGGCCGGGCAGGTCGTTCATCCTACACCCCGCTATCCCAGGGGAACCATCGGCAACGCCGTTGTCGGCTATTGGCTGGCCAAAGGAGAAGCGCGCCCCTTTCGCCCCATCCACCGCATCGACCGCAACACCTCAGGAGTGGTCGTGATCGGCAAAAATCAGTTCGCCCACCAGCAGATGGCTTGGCAGCACGCCCATGGCCGCATTCACAAATGCTACCGGGGAATCGTAGAAGGCCAGGTGATGGAAGATCAGGGCACCATCAAGGCCCCTATTGCCCTTGCCCCGGACAGCTTTATCCAAAGACAGATTTCCCCGGAGGGCTCACCTGCAGTCACCCTTTACAAAGTTCTGGAGCGTTATCAAGACGCCTCCCTGCTGGAGTTTATCCTGGAGACAGGCCGCACCCACCAGATTCGGGTCCATTGCCAACATCTGGGGCATCCTCTTTTAGGAGACGACCTCTATGGGGGCAATCTGGCAAGAATAAACCGCCAAGCCCTCCACTCCTCCATCTACGAGTTCAACCATCCTCTGACCGGTGAACTCACCACCATCCAAGCTCCTCTGCCCGAGGATTTGCAGAGGCTTTTGCGGGAACTGGCCCGGGTCGAGTAG
- a CDS encoding aminopeptidase produces MKDPRMEKLAQTIINYAIELKPEEKVLIEVNGLEIPLAQALVKYAYEAGGHPFLSVNNHTLLRELLKGMTEEQAQAMARWDLARMKEMDAFVGIRAGENANELSDVPGDKMTIYQKEYLRTVMEQRVSHTKWVVMRYPNASMSQLANTSVEAFEDFYFDVCNLDYAKMSLAMDPLVQLMERTDKVRITGPGTDLTFSIKGMKGIKCDGHMNIPDGEVYTAPLRESVNGRISYNTAALYQGFTYENIVLEFKDGQIVKATANDTQRIEEIFNTDEGARYIGEFAIGVNPYILHPMKDTLFDEKIDGSFHFTPGNCYDDCYNGNKSAIHWDLVCIQRPEYGGGAIYFDDVLIRQDGRFVIPELQGLNPENLK; encoded by the coding sequence TTGAAAGATCCGCGGATGGAAAAATTAGCACAAACCATTATCAACTATGCTATTGAACTGAAACCGGAGGAAAAAGTCCTGATTGAAGTCAATGGCTTGGAGATTCCCCTGGCTCAGGCTCTGGTAAAGTATGCTTATGAGGCAGGTGGCCATCCTTTTTTATCTGTCAATAATCATACCCTATTGCGGGAGCTTTTAAAAGGAATGACCGAGGAGCAGGCTCAGGCCATGGCTCGTTGGGATTTGGCCCGCATGAAAGAGATGGATGCCTTTGTAGGCATCAGAGCAGGGGAAAATGCCAATGAGCTCTCCGATGTCCCCGGTGACAAGATGACCATCTATCAGAAAGAGTATCTAAGAACGGTAATGGAGCAGCGGGTATCTCATACCAAATGGGTGGTTATGCGTTATCCCAACGCCTCCATGTCCCAACTGGCCAATACCAGCGTGGAAGCCTTTGAAGACTTCTACTTTGATGTCTGCAACCTGGATTATGCTAAAATGTCCTTGGCTATGGACCCTTTGGTGCAATTAATGGAGCGGACGGACAAAGTACGGATTACAGGTCCGGGAACGGATTTGACCTTCTCCATTAAGGGAATGAAAGGGATTAAATGCGATGGTCATATGAATATTCCCGATGGAGAGGTCTATACAGCACCCCTCCGGGAATCTGTGAACGGGCGGATCTCTTACAATACAGCGGCCCTATATCAAGGGTTTACTTATGAGAATATCGTACTGGAATTTAAGGATGGCCAAATCGTTAAGGCCACAGCCAATGATACCCAGCGCATCGAGGAAATTTTCAATACGGATGAAGGGGCCCGCTATATTGGGGAGTTTGCTATTGGGGTTAACCCGTATATCCTTCATCCCATGAAGGATACTCTTTTCGATGAGAAAATCGACGGGAGCTTCCATTTCACTCCGGGAAATTGCTATGATGATTGCTATAATGGCAATAAATCGGCCATCCATTGGGATTTGGTCTGCATTCAGCGGCCGGAGTACGGGGGCGGGGCAATCTATTTTGACGATGTCCTCATCCGCCAGGATGGCCGCTTCGTGATCCCCGAACTGCAGGGACTTAACCCGGAAAATCTGAAATAG
- a CDS encoding diacylglycerol/lipid kinase family protein — translation MNRKRLRLIYNPYAGRRRLIQEMDTVIRVFQEGGYEVTLHRTESPTDIEHTSSLSTDVERLVIAGGDGSIHQAVNGLMKIPSSQRPALGILPVGTANDLAFGLRLPQKISEACQVIVQGSPFAMDLGQVNGRYFVNVFSAGLLTDVSPKVDVHVKNRLGQLAYYLKGIETLPTYRPFKVEYEWEGTMISEEAMLILAVNGVSVGGFRQLIPKASLNDGKLDFVIVRHSGWPDTMRMLLHLVGGGKVSSDQILQFQTSELKVFTERPVFSDLDGEWGPESPWEIKMGPKLTVLC, via the coding sequence ATGAATAGGAAGAGACTTCGTCTAATCTATAATCCTTATGCCGGTCGCCGTCGCTTAATCCAGGAGATGGACACGGTCATTCGCGTGTTTCAGGAAGGGGGGTATGAAGTCACTCTTCATCGGACGGAATCCCCCACAGATATTGAGCACACTTCTTCCCTGAGCACAGATGTGGAACGCTTGGTTATTGCCGGAGGAGACGGCAGTATTCATCAGGCGGTCAATGGTTTGATGAAGATACCTTCCTCCCAGCGCCCGGCTTTGGGCATCCTGCCTGTAGGAACGGCTAACGATTTAGCCTTCGGACTGCGCCTGCCGCAGAAAATTTCCGAAGCCTGCCAAGTGATTGTACAGGGTTCCCCCTTTGCCATGGATCTGGGACAGGTCAATGGGCGTTATTTTGTCAATGTGTTTAGTGCCGGTTTGCTGACCGACGTCTCACCCAAGGTGGATGTTCATGTCAAAAACCGTTTAGGTCAATTGGCCTATTACTTGAAAGGTATTGAAACCCTGCCCACTTATCGCCCCTTCAAGGTGGAATATGAATGGGAAGGAACCATGATCAGCGAAGAAGCCATGCTTATTTTGGCGGTCAACGGAGTTTCCGTAGGTGGGTTCAGACAATTGATTCCCAAAGCTTCCTTGAATGACGGGAAACTGGATTTTGTCATCGTTCGTCATAGTGGCTGGCCGGATACCATGCGTATGCTTCTGCATCTGGTAGGCGGCGGTAAAGTAAGCAGTGATCAAATCCTTCAATTCCAGACTTCGGAACTCAAAGTATTTACGGAAAGGCCTGTTTTTTCGGATCTGGATGGGGAGTGGGGACCGGAAAGTCCCTGGGAGATCAAGATGGGGCCCAAGCTTACTGTGCTTTGTTAA
- a CDS encoding CCA tRNA nucleotidyltransferase: protein MDMDLYQEELIKKISAITPFYIVGGTVRDHLLNRPGKDVDGIIPIPLEELEKHLREWGYHPLKIGAKHQTLSVFQQGQRMDINFFDGDLEADALRRDFTINAVFQDARTGELIDPLQGREDLENKLLRACGNPWERFREDPVRILRMVRFSVQYGMDIEEDTFRSAQSLLPELKHVASERTSEELGRILTLADPAAGIRLLNELGYLTLYLPELVRLQGLAQNRYHTKDAWEHTLQVLANTPPQPILRLAGLFHDLGKWEVASRECYVWGKCWAEDKGYYIGEYRILGRQLHRYHGDYVEVHGTRLDHYPQVIQVKRIRKDPSCRRGFEWVRDGKRHFLGHEKESGRLTRQILARFRLAMVLGKEGEGGEKELLWLIENHMSGTLSFIAELRGEGSALQLNQKVRQFVWEKGWDGRSYRLTRVDQLLELWRADFYGGKKREPKEEQIFEELLEKLHQTNKAVQKRHQELEWGELEKFAQEHKIKGREWGDFKESLRKTRVVSVDWIPLTTGFLEKEYKHFKGRNYAKRERE from the coding sequence ATGGATATGGACTTATACCAGGAAGAGCTAATTAAAAAGATATCCGCAATAACCCCCTTTTACATCGTGGGAGGGACCGTCCGGGATCACTTGCTCAACCGCCCCGGCAAGGATGTGGATGGAATCATCCCCATCCCTTTGGAGGAGCTGGAAAAGCATTTGCGGGAGTGGGGCTATCATCCCCTGAAAATAGGGGCAAAGCATCAAACCCTTAGTGTGTTTCAGCAAGGGCAGCGCATGGATATTAACTTCTTTGACGGCGATCTTGAGGCGGATGCTTTAAGAAGGGATTTTACTATCAATGCTGTCTTTCAAGACGCTCGGACAGGAGAATTGATTGATCCTCTTCAAGGAAGAGAGGATCTGGAAAATAAGCTTCTGCGGGCTTGCGGCAATCCCTGGGAGCGATTCAGGGAGGATCCGGTCCGGATTCTCCGCATGGTGCGTTTCAGTGTTCAATACGGGATGGACATCGAGGAGGACACCTTTAGGTCTGCCCAAAGTCTTCTGCCTGAGTTAAAGCATGTGGCCAGTGAGCGGACTTCTGAGGAATTGGGCCGGATCTTAACCTTGGCTGACCCGGCAGCAGGTATCCGCCTGCTGAATGAACTGGGGTATTTGACTCTATACTTGCCGGAGCTGGTGAGGCTGCAGGGCTTAGCCCAGAACCGTTACCATACTAAAGATGCCTGGGAGCATACGTTGCAGGTGCTGGCCAATACCCCGCCCCAGCCGATTCTGCGCTTGGCCGGACTGTTTCATGATCTGGGGAAATGGGAAGTGGCCAGTCGGGAGTGCTATGTCTGGGGGAAATGCTGGGCAGAAGATAAAGGCTATTACATCGGTGAGTATCGGATTCTTGGGCGCCAGCTCCATCGCTACCATGGAGACTATGTGGAAGTACATGGAACCCGTCTGGATCATTATCCTCAGGTTATTCAGGTAAAGCGTATTCGCAAAGACCCTTCCTGCCGCAGAGGATTCGAATGGGTCCGGGATGGCAAACGCCATTTTCTTGGCCATGAGAAAGAAAGCGGGCGCCTTACCCGTCAGATTTTAGCCCGTTTTCGCTTGGCCATGGTTTTAGGTAAAGAAGGAGAGGGGGGTGAAAAGGAGCTGCTCTGGCTGATCGAAAATCATATGAGTGGAACCTTGAGCTTTATAGCGGAACTCCGCGGCGAGGGCAGTGCCCTGCAGCTGAACCAGAAGGTGAGGCAATTCGTCTGGGAGAAAGGGTGGGACGGCCGCTCCTATCGTTTGACAAGAGTTGATCAGCTTTTAGAACTATGGCGGGCTGATTTTTATGGGGGGAAGAAGCGGGAGCCTAAGGAGGAGCAAATCTTTGAGGAGCTTCTGGAAAAGCTTCATCAGACCAATAAGGCCGTGCAAAAGCGTCACCAGGAACTGGAGTGGGGTGAATTGGAGAAATTTGCCCAAGAGCATAAGATCAAGGGAAGAGAATGGGGGGATTTTAAAGAGAGCTTAAGAAAGACCCGTGTTGTCAGTGTCGATTGGATTCCTCTGACCACGGGATTTCTGGAGAAGGAATATAAGCATTTTAAAGGAAGAAATTATGCGAAGAGAGAAAGAGAGTGA
- a CDS encoding flavin reductase, whose amino-acid sequence MSTKWRCIVCGYIHEGEAPPESCPLCGAGPDQFERLEETEQPEVRVSGKVNQPGAAPALDDEQAIIQALYSISYGLFIITAHFDGLDNGQCANTCFQITAEPPRIAIGINKDNYTHELISQSGRFGVSVLNQQGHDYVRRFGYRSGREGSKFEDLPDVHRGQSGVLLLDNAVATLEAEVIGQLDAGTHTLFLGEVKSAEVRQKAEPMTYAYFRATK is encoded by the coding sequence ATGAGTACAAAATGGAGATGTATCGTCTGCGGTTATATTCATGAAGGGGAAGCTCCCCCTGAAAGTTGTCCCCTTTGCGGGGCGGGCCCGGATCAATTTGAAAGACTTGAAGAAACTGAACAGCCTGAAGTCCGCGTAAGCGGGAAGGTGAACCAGCCTGGGGCGGCACCGGCTCTGGACGATGAACAGGCTATTATTCAGGCCCTCTACAGTATTTCTTATGGATTATTTATCATTACGGCTCATTTTGATGGTTTGGATAATGGACAATGCGCCAACACCTGTTTCCAAATCACAGCCGAACCGCCCCGGATAGCCATCGGCATCAATAAAGATAACTATACCCATGAACTGATCAGCCAAAGCGGCCGCTTCGGGGTGTCTGTTCTGAATCAGCAAGGCCATGATTATGTCCGGCGTTTTGGTTACCGCTCCGGACGGGAGGGGAGTAAGTTTGAGGATTTACCCGATGTTCACCGGGGTCAATCCGGAGTTCTCCTGCTGGACAATGCTGTGGCTACCTTGGAAGCGGAAGTGATTGGCCAGCTGGATGCGGGGACTCATACCCTGTTCCTGGGAGAAGTCAAAAGTGCCGAAGTTCGGCAAAAGGCTGAACCAATGACTTATGCCTATTTTAGGGCGACCAAGTAA
- a CDS encoding DUF5412 domain-containing protein: protein MKNKLITVSIMFIALMGIAGYGIYWAFFDVQRINGQDILTELASPNNTYTVTAYLNNGGATTDYAVLCTVTNNQTSKSKNIYWNSPCQTAAVAWVDDVTVMINEVELDVRHDVFDYRRQ, encoded by the coding sequence ATGAAAAATAAACTAATAACAGTGTCGATAATGTTCATAGCGCTGATGGGGATAGCCGGCTATGGTATCTATTGGGCATTTTTCGACGTACAGCGTATTAATGGGCAGGACATACTAACAGAATTGGCTTCCCCTAACAACACCTATACTGTTACAGCTTACCTAAACAATGGCGGGGCGACAACGGATTATGCTGTTTTATGTACGGTGACTAATAATCAAACAAGCAAATCCAAAAATATCTACTGGAATTCTCCTTGTCAAACTGCCGCCGTCGCCTGGGTGGATGATGTCACGGTAATGATTAATGAAGTTGAGCTTGACGTTCGCCATGATGTTTTTGATTACAGAAGACAATAA
- the queG gene encoding tRNA epoxyqueuosine(34) reductase QueG, whose product MDQKEGMLWKERLRHLALESGFAAVGFTHAEPVAGLYEFLAERSAQGYYTSFEEKELRKRVDPKAIWPACETVVVLAYPLVYSAPPQKGEGVLARSAVGEDYHSQVKRALHQLVNSLGEAGWRGEAPQIQVDTGPLNERALATRAGLGWLGKNQQLIIPGKGSFVALGLMLLDKALPPDEPLAGQCGNCTRCIRACPAQILGTRHFQANECLSYLTQSKEPLTERQRTALGKRIFGCDTCQEVCPHNGLRCDEEGKRSILNKIKEDRQGELRKAGQEGKEPDVSGEKALPRGVDLWDILNLTKRQFNQQWRGTAAGWRGKGILQRNAYLALKNLRDPRLPSWEEERTGQDIPKLIQPYYSKADK is encoded by the coding sequence GTGGATCAAAAAGAAGGGATGCTGTGGAAAGAGCGCCTTAGACACCTGGCTTTGGAGTCAGGCTTTGCAGCGGTGGGATTTACTCATGCCGAACCTGTTGCCGGGTTGTACGAGTTTTTGGCGGAGCGCAGCGCTCAGGGGTATTATACCTCCTTTGAGGAGAAAGAACTGCGTAAAAGGGTGGATCCTAAAGCAATTTGGCCGGCCTGTGAGACCGTGGTAGTTTTAGCGTATCCCCTGGTTTATTCGGCTCCTCCCCAAAAGGGGGAAGGAGTTCTGGCCCGCTCAGCGGTGGGGGAAGATTATCATAGCCAAGTTAAACGGGCTTTGCACCAATTGGTCAATTCCCTCGGGGAAGCAGGGTGGAGGGGGGAAGCACCTCAAATCCAGGTGGATACAGGCCCCCTCAATGAACGGGCTTTGGCCACCAGGGCCGGGCTGGGCTGGCTGGGGAAAAATCAGCAGCTGATTATTCCCGGGAAGGGTTCCTTTGTGGCTTTAGGGCTGATGCTCCTGGATAAAGCGTTGCCACCGGATGAGCCCCTTGCCGGGCAATGCGGAAATTGTACACGCTGTATCAGGGCCTGCCCTGCTCAAATCTTAGGAACAAGGCACTTTCAAGCCAACGAATGTCTTTCTTACCTGACTCAAAGCAAAGAACCCCTGACAGAGCGGCAAAGAACAGCCTTAGGCAAGCGGATCTTTGGTTGTGATACTTGCCAGGAAGTCTGTCCTCATAACGGATTAAGATGTGACGAAGAAGGGAAACGGAGTATCCTGAATAAGATTAAAGAGGATCGTCAAGGAGAATTGAGAAAGGCAGGGCAGGAGGGAAAGGAACCTGATGTAAGCGGGGAGAAAGCTCTCCCCAGAGGAGTGGACCTCTGGGATATCCTGAACCTGACGAAAAGACAATTCAATCAACAGTGGAGAGGCACAGCAGCCGGCTGGAGGGGTAAAGGGATCCTGCAAAGGAATGCTTATCTTGCCTTAAAGAATCTCCGGGATCCCCGTCTGCCAAGCTGGGAAGAAGAACGAACCGGGCAGGATATTCCGAAGCTGATTCAACCTTATTATAGTAAGGCGGATAAATAG
- a CDS encoding IS1182 family transposase, protein MNAHTLRPDYTSNGSVYQLVLPMDIGELIPADDSVRLLGSVLERMNYSKLRAAYSRLGRIETSPENLFKIVVYGYMNGTYSTRKLKQACQRDINFMYLWGRAPAPNHATIARFRSERLTDAMEDLFLQLVQLLSELGELSLCSVFIDGTKLEADVNRYSFVWKKSTQNHETKMQAKMKRELPKLAAELGLRFDVREKIRTKDLKKLRKHLYALKGEQTFVHGKGKRKSPLQRAIETVEGYLARQKNYDDYNHSFGERNSFSKTDRDATFMRMKEDHMKNGQLKPAYNAVLAVDAEYIVSALISQERSDVNTFIPMMKTLKSLGYTKPVADAGFESEENYTWCEDNGQMAFIKPANHDRAKTRKYKSDIGKRENMPYDADSDAYICHAGHRLQAAYEKKTKSKNDYPIVTTVYSCTQCEGCPHKAKCIKGSSPKPLEERSKNLYVSKTFQRQRQAMETRIQSDEGIVLRVNRSIQVEGAFGVLKQDMNFRRFLLRGQVKVQIELWLLATAFNINKLHNKIQSGRCGSHLHRLKAA, encoded by the coding sequence ATGAACGCCCATACTTTACGGCCAGATTATACATCAAACGGGAGTGTATATCAACTGGTTCTTCCTATGGATATTGGAGAATTAATCCCGGCCGATGATTCGGTAAGGCTTCTGGGCAGTGTCTTGGAAAGGATGAATTACAGTAAATTGCGCGCTGCTTACTCCCGCCTTGGGAGAATCGAAACCTCCCCGGAGAATCTATTCAAAATTGTGGTCTACGGCTATATGAACGGGACCTATTCCACTCGCAAGCTGAAACAGGCTTGTCAGCGCGATATCAATTTTATGTACCTGTGGGGCCGAGCTCCCGCCCCCAACCATGCTACCATTGCCCGTTTTCGTAGTGAACGCCTGACGGATGCTATGGAGGATTTATTTTTACAACTGGTCCAGCTCTTGTCCGAATTAGGTGAACTGTCCCTTTGCAGCGTGTTTATCGACGGTACCAAACTAGAAGCTGATGTCAACCGGTATAGTTTCGTATGGAAGAAATCCACTCAAAACCATGAAACCAAGATGCAGGCCAAGATGAAACGTGAGTTACCCAAACTGGCCGCTGAACTAGGCCTGCGCTTTGATGTCAGAGAAAAGATCCGGACCAAGGACTTAAAGAAGCTACGCAAACACCTCTACGCTCTCAAAGGTGAGCAGACATTCGTTCATGGTAAAGGCAAGAGAAAATCTCCCTTGCAGAGAGCCATTGAAACGGTTGAAGGGTATCTGGCTCGTCAGAAAAACTATGATGACTACAACCACAGCTTCGGAGAGCGAAACAGTTTTTCCAAGACCGACCGGGATGCAACCTTCATGCGGATGAAAGAGGACCACATGAAAAATGGCCAGCTCAAACCGGCCTACAATGCCGTCTTAGCCGTCGATGCCGAATACATCGTCAGTGCCCTCATCTCTCAGGAGCGCAGTGATGTGAATACCTTTATTCCTATGATGAAAACCCTTAAGAGCCTTGGCTACACTAAACCGGTGGCGGATGCAGGGTTTGAGAGCGAAGAGAACTATACCTGGTGCGAAGACAACGGTCAGATGGCCTTCATCAAGCCCGCCAACCATGATCGGGCCAAAACCCGCAAGTATAAAAGCGATATCGGTAAACGGGAGAATATGCCCTATGATGCAGACAGCGATGCCTATATCTGTCATGCGGGCCACAGACTACAAGCGGCTTATGAAAAGAAAACCAAGTCCAAAAACGACTATCCTATCGTGACCACCGTCTATTCGTGTACTCAATGTGAGGGTTGCCCTCATAAAGCCAAATGCATCAAAGGCTCAAGCCCCAAACCCCTGGAAGAGCGCAGCAAGAACCTCTATGTCTCCAAGACCTTTCAGAGACAGCGTCAAGCGATGGAAACCCGAATCCAGAGTGATGAAGGGATTGTGTTGAGGGTCAATCGTTCCATCCAAGTTGAAGGAGCGTTCGGTGTGTTGAAGCAGGACATGAATTTTCGACGTTTCCTCTTACGCGGGCAGGTGAAAGTACAGATTGAGCTGTGGCTGTTGGCTACAGCGTTTAACATAAATAAACTCCACAACAAGATTCAATCGGGGCGTTGTGGAAGCCATTTACATCGTCTTAAAGCAGCGTGA
- a CDS encoding C39 family peptidase gives MKVPLSYQATEYDCGPTTMMNAISFLFEREEIPPDVIKYIMLYCLDVYNDKGEIGKKGTSTMAMMFISNWLGQFGKAKDFPIEIAYLTKENVFIGQTSKIVMALQQGGVVVVRLYYGEEHYVLLTGIDNENEWIYLFDPYYREQPFEEEGIELIADAPMQMNRKVPFSYFNQESSEIYALGPKDAREAIILYNKITQKTAESTIEYFI, from the coding sequence ATGAAAGTTCCGTTAAGTTATCAAGCGACCGAATACGACTGCGGGCCAACAACGATGATGAATGCCATCAGCTTTCTTTTTGAACGGGAAGAAATACCGCCCGATGTCATTAAATATATTATGCTTTATTGTCTGGATGTCTACAATGACAAGGGAGAGATCGGCAAAAAAGGAACCTCCACCATGGCCATGATGTTTATCAGCAATTGGCTGGGTCAATTCGGCAAGGCTAAAGATTTTCCCATTGAAATCGCTTATCTGACCAAGGAAAATGTTTTTATTGGCCAGACAAGTAAAATCGTTATGGCGCTTCAGCAAGGAGGCGTTGTCGTCGTACGCCTTTATTACGGAGAAGAGCACTATGTCCTTTTGACGGGTATAGATAACGAGAATGAATGGATTTATCTGTTTGATCCATACTATCGTGAACAGCCTTTTGAAGAAGAGGGTATTGAACTCATTGCCGATGCCCCCATGCAAATGAATCGCAAGGTTCCATTTAGCTATTTTAATCAGGAAAGTTCGGAAATTTATGCGCTGGGACCTAAAGATGCCCGGGAAGCGATTATCTTATACAATAAAATCACGCAAAAAACGGCGGAAAGCACAATAGAGTACTTTATCTGA
- a CDS encoding DinB family protein has product MKENILFQLDMCWQLYLYHMNDLKEAEALWVFNSSGLQVYKQEEGWCIDWPETESYESGPPSIAWTLWHIIYWWSTALDYNFDKGTLKKEDIPWPGSVEKAKATINFLHDKWVSYLIDLSDADYLSKQYAKWPLSDRNFSDTALWLNGELMKNAAEIGYGRFLYRTCAK; this is encoded by the coding sequence ATGAAAGAGAATATATTATTTCAGCTGGACATGTGCTGGCAGCTTTATCTTTATCATATGAACGATCTTAAGGAAGCAGAGGCGTTATGGGTATTCAATTCCTCGGGACTACAGGTATACAAGCAGGAAGAAGGCTGGTGTATAGACTGGCCTGAAACCGAGAGTTACGAGTCTGGTCCACCCAGCATTGCCTGGACTTTGTGGCATATTATATATTGGTGGAGCACTGCATTGGATTATAATTTTGATAAGGGCACCTTAAAAAAAGAGGATATTCCTTGGCCAGGAAGTGTTGAAAAAGCAAAAGCAACAATAAACTTCCTGCACGATAAATGGGTTTCATATTTAATCGATTTGTCGGACGCAGATTATTTGTCAAAGCAATATGCCAAATGGCCATTATCCGATAGGAACTTTTCAGATACTGCATTATGGTTAAATGGCGAATTAATGAAAAATGCAGCAGAAATAGGTTATGGGCGATTTTTATATAGAACCTGTGCAAAATAG
- a CDS encoding aminotransferase class I/II-fold pyridoxal phosphate-dependent enzyme, with protein sequence MNQYLSPIAANLPPSGIRKFFDLVSTMKNVISLGVGEPDFVTPWTVRESGIFSLEQGQTMYTSNSGLLELRQALSWNMEKKLGLEYNPNDEILITVGASEAVDLAMRALLGPGDALLLTDPAYVSYGPCATLAGAEVHYVPTREEEDFRVRVEDLERVYTPNAKVLVLSYPNNPTGAIMTWEDYQPIAKFVQDHDLIVVADEIYSDLSYGGSHTAFASLPNMRNRTLHISGFSKSYAMTGWRIGYVAGHHDFIQAMTRIHQYTMLCAPITAQLAALEAVRSAEQAMQDMVATYDRRRRLMVHGFRKMGLSCFEPLGAFYTFPSIKATGLTSEEFANELLQEEKVAVVPGTAFGPSGEGHIRCSYAYSTEQIQEALTRMERFVSKRIK encoded by the coding sequence GTGAATCAGTACCTTTCACCGATCGCGGCCAATTTACCCCCCTCAGGGATTCGCAAATTCTTTGATCTGGTCTCAACGATGAAAAATGTAATCTCTCTCGGGGTCGGAGAACCGGATTTTGTCACGCCATGGACCGTGAGAGAGAGCGGCATCTTTTCCCTTGAGCAAGGACAAACCATGTACACCAGCAACTCAGGACTTCTGGAGCTGCGGCAGGCCCTCTCCTGGAATATGGAAAAAAAGCTGGGCCTGGAATACAATCCTAATGATGAAATCCTGATCACCGTAGGCGCCAGCGAAGCCGTCGATCTGGCGATGCGCGCCCTGCTCGGCCCGGGAGACGCCCTCTTGCTTACAGACCCTGCCTATGTCTCTTACGGCCCTTGTGCAACCCTGGCCGGTGCGGAAGTTCATTATGTTCCCACCCGGGAAGAAGAAGATTTCCGGGTGCGGGTAGAGGATCTGGAGCGGGTCTATACCCCCAACGCCAAGGTTCTGGTGCTCTCCTATCCTAATAACCCTACCGGAGCCATCATGACCTGGGAAGACTACCAACCCATTGCCAAGTTCGTCCAGGATCATGATTTGATCGTTGTGGCTGACGAGATCTATTCGGATTTGAGCTACGGCGGCAGCCATACAGCCTTCGCCAGCTTGCCCAATATGAGAAACCGCACCTTGCATATCAGCGGTTTTTCCAAATCTTATGCCATGACCGGCTGGAGAATCGGCTATGTAGCCGGGCATCATGACTTTATCCAAGCCATGACCCGGATTCACCAATACACAATGCTCTGTGCTCCCATCACCGCCCAGCTGGCCGCTTTGGAAGCGGTCCGCTCCGCTGAACAGGCTATGCAGGATATGGTGGCCACCTATGACCGCCGCCGCCGACTGATGGTACATGGCTTCCGCAAAATGGGCTTATCCTGTTTCGAGCCACTGGGCGCCTTCTATACCTTCCCCAGCATCAAAGCTACCGGGTTGACCTCGGAGGAATTTGCCAATGAGCTTCTCCAGGAAGAAAAAGTAGCCGTGGTTCCCGGCACAGCTTTCGGCCCCTCAGGAGAAGGACATATCCGCTGCTCCTATGCTTATTCCACGGAACAGATTCAGGAAGCCTTAACCCGGATGGAGCGATTCGTCAGCAAGCGCATCAAGTAA